Proteins from one Caloramator mitchellensis genomic window:
- a CDS encoding Asp23/Gls24 family envelope stress response protein — MEGEMNLNEFGQIKIAPEVISLIASMAVNEVSGVADLTGGFTGDMLEKVGVKSPAKGIKVQLGENEVLIDANIVVDYGVSIPEVAKEVQKKVKLSVETMTGITVTQVNVHVQGVNFQKEVKDEEKVKK, encoded by the coding sequence GTGGAAGGAGAAATGAACTTAAATGAATTTGGGCAGATAAAGATAGCACCTGAAGTAATTTCGCTTATTGCATCTATGGCAGTTAATGAAGTTTCAGGAGTTGCTGATTTAACTGGTGGATTTACAGGCGATATGCTGGAAAAAGTAGGTGTAAAATCTCCTGCTAAGGGTATAAAGGTTCAATTAGGAGAAAATGAAGTTTTGATAGATGCAAATATTGTTGTTGATTATGGCGTTTCTATTCCTGAAGTTGCAAAAGAAGTTCAAAAGAAGGTAAAGCTTTCAGTTGAAACTATGACTGGGATTACTGTTACCCAAGTAAATGTTCACGTTCAAGGAGTAAACTTCCAAAAAGAAGTTAAGGACGAAGAAAAGGTAAAGAAATAA
- the spoIIIAE gene encoding stage III sporulation protein AE — MKYKVSFILLILISINTVVYSMNKDPTFDFSSIERISENLKQNYEYFPDISLKSLIENYKSNGSLKITFKEMIINIAKFSIKEIILNYKLLLEILAIGIISAIIHTLQNAFEDNNIAKLSSYAIFLIVTIIIIRTFTYAIAVANRAIDDMVNFMNALIPALITMLIGTGSIATATTLDPILMFFIKFSSDVIKNIILPITIIAVVVFLIDNLSDDIKISKLGEFINTINQWLLGFIMTIFIGIITVRGITANTFDEVAIKSTKFAVDKFIPIVGGALSDAVTTVASYSLILKDAVSIFGLFIIIGICIFPLIKIIVLSLIYRFACVILEPIVDDKIVKPLSVSGKTMLIIFASVLSVAVMFFIMITILASAGKVIVNVG, encoded by the coding sequence ATGAAATACAAGGTAAGTTTTATATTATTGATTCTAATAAGCATAAATACTGTTGTTTATTCGATGAATAAAGACCCAACATTTGATTTTAGCTCAATTGAAAGAATTTCTGAAAACTTAAAGCAAAATTATGAATATTTTCCAGATATAAGCCTTAAATCTTTAATTGAAAATTATAAGAGTAATGGGTCGTTAAAAATAACATTCAAAGAAATGATAATCAATATAGCTAAATTCTCTATTAAAGAAATAATTTTAAATTATAAACTGCTGTTAGAAATACTTGCAATTGGAATAATTTCGGCAATTATACATACATTGCAAAACGCTTTTGAAGACAACAACATTGCAAAACTTAGCAGCTATGCAATATTTTTGATAGTTACAATTATAATTATAAGAACTTTTACATATGCAATAGCAGTAGCCAATAGGGCAATCGATGACATGGTCAATTTTATGAACGCCTTAATTCCAGCATTAATAACAATGCTGATTGGGACTGGAAGCATTGCAACTGCCACAACTTTAGACCCAATATTGATGTTTTTTATTAAATTTTCAAGTGATGTTATTAAAAATATAATACTTCCAATAACTATAATAGCTGTAGTCGTATTTCTGATTGATAATTTAAGCGATGATATAAAGATTTCTAAACTTGGAGAATTTATAAATACAATTAATCAATGGCTATTAGGCTTTATTATGACAATATTTATTGGAATTATTACTGTAAGAGGTATTACAGCAAATACATTCGATGAAGTAGCTATAAAGAGCACTAAATTTGCTGTTGACAAATTTATTCCAATTGTTGGAGGAGCACTATCGGATGCAGTAACTACTGTCGCAAGCTATTCTCTTATACTTAAGGATGCAGTAAGCATATTTGGACTGTTTATAATAATAGGCATTTGTATATTTCCTTTAATTAAAATAATAGTATTAAGCTTAATATATAGATTCGCATGCGTTATATTAGAACCAATAGTCGATGATAAAATAGTTAAACCATTAAGCGTTTCAGGAAAAACAATGTTAATAATATTTGCATCAGTTCTTTCCGTGGCTGTAATGTTCTTTATTATGATAACAATTCTGGCATCAGCTGGTAAGGTTATTGTGAATGTAGGGTGA
- a CDS encoding SpoIIIAH-like family protein, with amino-acid sequence MSDVKRQTAIIAVLIVLIAFSGWFAKKFNDSGNLTTIGKNVETKEVTNYFAESRIERQQERDVVKQELEKIISSQDATKTAKNAATTKLMQLNDRALKENKIETLVKEKGFEDSLCFIDDNGVEVVVKTDNSLTSEDANQIKDIVVKTTGISPSRITVRQK; translated from the coding sequence ATGTCTGATGTAAAAAGACAAACTGCAATAATCGCAGTTCTTATCGTATTAATTGCATTTTCTGGTTGGTTTGCAAAAAAGTTTAATGACTCAGGAAATTTAACTACTATTGGGAAGAATGTGGAAACAAAGGAAGTTACTAACTATTTTGCTGAAAGTAGAATTGAGAGACAACAGGAAAGGGATGTAGTAAAACAAGAATTAGAAAAGATAATTTCAAGCCAAGATGCTACTAAAACTGCCAAGAATGCAGCCACAACTAAATTAATGCAATTAAACGATAGAGCTTTGAAAGAAAATAAGATTGAAACTCTTGTCAAGGAAAAGGGATTTGAAGATAGTCTATGTTTTATAGACGATAATGGAGTTGAGGTTGTAGTCAAAACAGACAATTCATTGACAAGCGAAGATGCTAACCAAATTAAGGATATTGTTGTAAAAACGACGGGAATTTCTCCTTCAAGAATTACAGTAAGGCAAAAATAA
- the spoIIIAG gene encoding stage III sporulation protein AG, with the protein MDFKKFMDKLPKDTKKIVLNVLIVILVGILLMIIADTYNQIKISDKKKKEEKSVIEVSSEALNPTFSYEEKIKRELTEILSQIEGVGKVSVMIYFEGGSATVPAYNENYSTRKIEEKDNQGGNRITTENNKNINVVLLNEGNSNKPLIIKQINPNIGGVIVVAEGAKNPMVKEQIITAVKTLLNVPSYKVSALPMKN; encoded by the coding sequence ATGGATTTTAAAAAATTTATGGATAAGCTACCTAAGGATACAAAAAAGATAGTTCTTAATGTATTGATAGTAATTTTGGTTGGTATTTTGCTTATGATTATTGCTGATACATATAATCAAATAAAGATTTCAGATAAAAAGAAGAAGGAAGAAAAGTCTGTTATAGAGGTAAGCAGCGAAGCATTAAACCCAACTTTTTCCTATGAAGAAAAGATTAAAAGAGAACTTACTGAAATACTTTCACAAATTGAAGGCGTGGGGAAAGTTAGTGTTATGATTTATTTTGAGGGAGGCAGTGCTACAGTTCCAGCATATAACGAAAACTACAGCACAAGAAAGATTGAAGAAAAGGACAATCAAGGTGGGAACAGGATAACTACAGAAAATAACAAAAACATAAACGTTGTATTGCTTAACGAAGGAAATTCAAATAAACCTTTAATAATAAAACAGATTAATCCTAATATTGGTGGTGTAATTGTTGTTGCTGAAGGAGCTAAAAATCCCATGGTTAAAGAGCAGATTATTACTGCTGTTAAAACACTGCTGAATGTTCCATCATACAAAGTTTCGGCACTACCTATGAAAAATTAA
- the amaP gene encoding alkaline shock response membrane anchor protein AmaP has protein sequence MNKFEKFLFTLYFVFLAFATTVALLAIKGIIPQEQINYYYSLTGSYIFDIIAFALIAINIYFVIRLLKTDTSNKAGIVKYTSDGEIVITNEAVKALVLKATSNIKGIKDIKVFVRPGKQNINIMIKMLVFPDINIPNLVKEIQQNVKSYIEMIAEIPVGEVKVLVDDIASGTMLKME, from the coding sequence ATGAATAAATTTGAGAAGTTTTTATTTACACTCTATTTTGTTTTTTTGGCTTTTGCTACTACTGTGGCATTATTGGCAATTAAAGGGATTATACCCCAAGAACAAATCAATTATTATTATTCTTTGACTGGTTCATATATTTTTGATATAATTGCATTTGCATTAATTGCTATTAATATTTATTTTGTAATTAGATTGCTAAAAACAGACACTTCTAATAAAGCTGGAATTGTTAAATATACATCTGATGGAGAGATAGTTATTACAAATGAAGCAGTAAAAGCACTTGTTTTAAAGGCAACTTCCAACATAAAGGGAATAAAGGATATTAAGGTATTTGTAAGACCAGGTAAACAAAATATAAATATAATGATTAAAATGTTGGTGTTTCCAGATATAAATATACCTAATTTGGTAAAGGAGATTCAACAGAATGTAAAATCATATATTGAAATGATTGCAGAAATTCCTGTTGGAGAGGTAAAGGTATTGGTTGATGACATTGCATCCGGAACTATGCTTAAAATGGAATGA
- the nusB gene encoding transcription antitermination factor NusB: MSRKNAREKAMTLLYQMEISQSSAEEVINDFYENNEIKFSNDDIDYIKDCISGIEKNLNIIDGYIEKYAQGWKLNRIAKVDISIMRLAIFEMLKREDVPNPVAVNEAIELAKKYGTDNSAAFINGILGKVIEEL; this comes from the coding sequence ATGAGTAGAAAAAATGCAAGAGAAAAGGCAATGACATTGCTCTACCAGATGGAAATAAGTCAATCTTCAGCTGAAGAAGTTATTAATGATTTTTATGAAAACAATGAAATTAAGTTTAGCAATGATGATATTGATTATATTAAAGATTGCATAAGTGGAATTGAAAAGAATCTTAATATTATAGATGGTTACATAGAAAAATATGCTCAGGGCTGGAAACTCAATAGAATTGCAAAGGTTGATATCTCAATAATGAGATTAGCAATATTCGAAATGCTAAAAAGAGAAGATGTTCCAAATCCTGTAGCTGTTAACGAAGCTATAGAGCTTGCCAAAAAATATGGAACAGATAATTCTGCAGCTTTTATAAACGGCATATTAGGTAAAGTTATAGAGGAGTTATAA
- a CDS encoding DUF2273 domain-containing protein, with amino-acid sequence MRGAMMWKEYLINFVNQNRGKSLGCAIGLLFALFVLLIGFFKTIFILICSYIGYYIGRKIDNNEDLSEFFGNLLFSKWK; translated from the coding sequence ATGAGGGGTGCTATGATGTGGAAGGAATACTTAATTAACTTTGTTAATCAAAATAGAGGCAAATCGTTAGGCTGCGCAATAGGTTTATTATTTGCACTATTTGTTTTATTAATAGGATTTTTTAAGACAATATTTATATTAATTTGTTCTTATATTGGGTATTATATTGGTAGAAAAATTGACAATAATGAGGATTTATCCGAATTTTTTGGGAATCTGCTATTTAGTAAGTGGAAATAA
- the spoIIIAC gene encoding stage III sporulation protein AC, translated as MVDVDIIFKIGLIGILIIILDKIFDSQGKSDMATLTTLAGIVIVLFLTLNMLAKLFDTVKSMFQY; from the coding sequence ATGGTTGATGTTGATATTATTTTTAAAATTGGTTTAATTGGCATTTTAATAATAATACTTGATAAAATTTTTGATAGTCAGGGCAAAAGTGATATGGCTACACTAACAACCTTAGCTGGTATAGTTATTGTTTTGTTCTTAACTTTAAACATGTTAGCCAAATTGTTTGACACAGTTAAGTCGATGTTTCAATATTAG
- the spoIIIAF gene encoding stage III sporulation protein AF — MINFISSWVKLIVSVYIFITLVEIILPSNSLKRYAKFVLGLIVLITILIPVFNMFGKEIDISNSINKYISYYEGSTESIKIEDNYNKEIINQFKMNLKNNLENEIDQNFNNKYDVLLIQVNENMKSVGFGKIERIVLSLNSKNNIKSIEKVVIGSNKNEASFEIRNMDVIKFLKENYGIGENTIEFER, encoded by the coding sequence ATGATTAATTTTATAAGTTCCTGGGTAAAACTTATTGTAAGCGTTTATATTTTTATAACTCTTGTAGAAATTATATTGCCGTCAAATAGCTTGAAGAGATATGCAAAATTTGTTTTAGGTTTAATTGTATTAATAACTATTTTGATACCTGTTTTTAATATGTTTGGTAAGGAAATTGATATCAGCAATTCTATTAATAAATATATAAGCTATTATGAGGGTTCTACGGAATCTATTAAAATAGAAGATAATTATAATAAAGAAATAATAAATCAATTTAAGATGAATTTGAAGAACAATCTTGAAAATGAGATAGATCAGAATTTTAATAACAAATATGATGTATTATTAATTCAAGTAAATGAAAATATGAAAAGCGTTGGGTTTGGCAAGATTGAACGAATAGTATTAAGCTTAAACTCGAAAAACAATATCAAGTCAATTGAAAAGGTTGTAATTGGAAGCAATAAAAATGAAGCTTCATTTGAGATTAGAAATATGGACGTGATAAAGTTTTTGAAGGAGAATTACGGTATTGGGGAAAATACGATTGAGTTTGAAAGGTGA
- the spoIIIAB gene encoding stage III sporulation protein SpoIIIAB, protein MFLKLIGSFLIIVATTFMGFYISWIFSEKVKQIRDIQFALNQLESEIIYSSEPLYIAFNKVGNKFNGPLRNLFMDISEELREHRMDTIYDTFIDCYDKTKDKFYFDEEEIEVIKNFIQGIGSSDFEGQKKNFNIAIKKLEDIEKKVDAKRKSNDKLIKYLGFSFGVVIVVMLF, encoded by the coding sequence ATGTTTTTAAAGCTTATAGGAAGTTTCTTAATTATTGTTGCAACAACATTTATGGGATTTTACATATCATGGATTTTTTCTGAAAAAGTTAAACAGATTAGAGATATACAATTTGCTTTAAATCAGCTTGAAAGCGAAATAATTTATTCTTCGGAACCCTTATATATTGCTTTCAATAAAGTAGGAAATAAATTTAACGGTCCATTAAGGAACCTTTTTATGGATATCTCTGAAGAATTAAGAGAACATAGGATGGATACAATTTATGATACCTTTATCGATTGCTATGATAAGACAAAAGATAAATTTTATTTCGATGAAGAGGAAATTGAAGTCATTAAAAATTTTATTCAAGGAATAGGTTCAAGTGATTTTGAAGGTCAAAAGAAAAATTTTAATATTGCAATAAAAAAGCTTGAGGATATAGAAAAGAAAGTTGATGCAAAAAGAAAGTCAAACGACAAACTCATAAAGTATCTTGGTTTTTCCTTTGGCGTTGTAATAGTTGTAATGTTATTTTAG
- the spoIIIAD gene encoding stage III sporulation protein AD: MDITKVIIIAFIATIIILVIKEEKPELAIQISMVTGLVIFFFMISRLTLVIQALQQIAIKANIDYTYLNIIFKIIGIAYLASFGVEICKDSGQGSLANKIEFAGKILIIILSIPILMAVMDLIIKILP, encoded by the coding sequence ATGGATATTACTAAAGTAATTATTATAGCTTTTATTGCAACCATAATAATACTGGTTATTAAGGAAGAAAAGCCCGAACTTGCAATACAGATAAGCATGGTTACTGGTCTTGTTATATTCTTTTTTATGATTTCAAGATTAACTCTTGTTATCCAAGCATTGCAGCAAATAGCAATAAAAGCTAATATCGATTACACGTATTTGAATATAATATTTAAAATTATCGGGATAGCATATTTAGCTTCATTTGGAGTTGAAATATGTAAGGATTCAGGACAAGGTTCCCTTGCCAACAAGATTGAATTTGCAGGCAAGATATTAATTATAATACTCTCTATTCCAATTCTAATGGCTGTTATGGATTTAATTATAAAAATTTTACCATAG